From a region of the Rhipicephalus microplus isolate Deutch F79 chromosome X, USDA_Rmic, whole genome shotgun sequence genome:
- the LOC142775375 gene encoding uncharacterized protein LOC142775375 — MVKGSPRWDKHVKLPSASSVVRVRPAMSFSGLAPPPPFLPTPGRPSLPWEEWEQTLTVYLLASGAAEFRPARRKAILLHCLGVEGQRIYRTLPAGSNAATPEVQEKPPAAANDEYEAALIALRQQFSTSGNVVVERHRFHRRSQHAGESVHDSVAVLRELVSHCSFASQDDALRDRFVAGVVSNRVRERLLLEGSSLSFESAVRIALQFEQAAEELKEFSASVEPVSVRRRSQYSHSSRKFNFQPKAHFQQNSPSASGSRAPQGPRPPRRDRDSRSVSPHCFRCGSRNHRASASQCPAQGKKCLFCGIKGHFQKVCNRKRQMQGRIREVGIDDDALSGGSSEQVLTVQHPARSAIYIQVRVADVKLSFLVESGSSVSILSEQEFHQHFQSSLLLPVPHVTLFDYSKRPISVLGCFQADVQFKGRSAPLLFYIVRQGTCLIGLDGIKALNLRIQGSTLQCLHTSVAPPPRVNDPTRCHIPMQSIEQPRQANLPPALEHDFGSLFSPELGLAKRFTHRVKIRQGVQPVSSKLRRLPYSLREPMSNELHRLLSLDIIERIDASEWVSPIVVVDKKDGTIRICVDLREPNKAIVPDSFPLPHTEELLHALVGATHFSKLDLASAYHQVLLQPDSRDLTAFITHEGLFRFKRVCFGLASAPAAFQKMMATILDGCPGVLFYIDDVIVFGKSAEEHLLNLTKVLQKIKSAGLKLNDKCLFDVPELSFLGHKVTAQGISPLPEKVDSVVNTPVPTDVAALRSFLGLVEYYSKFVPRLAQVVEPMRVLLRKNEPFIWSAEADSSFRRVKEMLSSTVLHMFDPSLPVIVSTDASDCGLGAVLQQQNGHELRTVAFASLTLSPAERKYSVGEREALACIWACERWHTYLWGRHFKIRMDHQALVSSLSSQGRGRRPLQIARWNARLLCYNFTVEYCKRSTNTVADALSRLPAPAAQAQLAKDEEIVSSVESACVTKEEFNKPSSTMVVCKRSSRSCSVLGHHKSPYQRRQNLSTLCAKNFLFLMTFYCAQNASLFRPLSRLSSSPLPTRHIRASRAQRRDFVSYSGGHGWTSKLNLP, encoded by the exons ATGGTGAAGGGCAGCCCAAG ATGGGATAAACACGTCAAGCTACCTTCAGCATCGAGTGTCGTCCGGGTCCGCCCCGCCATGAGTTTCTCCGGCCTTGCTCCGCCGCCACCGTTCCTCCCGACGCCCGGCCGGCCGTCACTTCCATGGGAGGAGTGGGAGCAGACCTTAACAGTCTACCTTCTAGCGTCCGGAGCAGCTGAGTTCCGACCAGCGCGACGCAAGgccattcttctgcattgtttgGGGGTGGAAGGGCAGCGTATTTACCGGACTTTACCTGCAGGGTCAAATGCCGCAACACCGGAAGTACAAGAGAAGCCTCCCGCGGCCGCTAATGACGAGTACGAGGCTGCACTCATCGCCTTACGGCAGCAGTTTTCCACGTCGGGTAACGTCGTCGTCGAGCGTCATCGTTTCCACCGCCGCAGCCAACACGCAGGCGAGTCCGTTCATGACTCTGTTGCTGTTTTACGGGAGCTCGTTTCGCATTGTTCGTTCGCTTCACAAGATGATGCTCTGCGGGACCGATTTGTTGCCGGCGTTGTTTCCAACCGCGTACGTGAACGGTTGCTGCTCGAGGGTTCCTCCCTTTCGTTCGAGAGCGCAGTGCGGATCGCTCTTCAGTTTGAGCAAGCAGCTGAAGAGCTGAAGGAATTTTCTGCTTCGGTCGAGCCTGTTTCTGTACGGCGCCGTTCCCAGTATTCGCATTCTTCGCGAAAATTCAATTTCCAGCCAAAAGCGCATTTTCAGCAAAACTCTCCAAGCGCTAGCGGTTCGCGTGCGCCGCAGGGGCCCCGCCCCCCTCGGCGAGACAGAGATAGCCGGTCCGTTTCACCACACTGTTTCCGATGCGGCTCGCGGAATCACCGCGCATCAGCGTCACAATGCCCTgcgcagggaaagaagtgtttgttTTGCGGTATCAAGGGCCACTTTCAGAAAGTATGCAACCGCAAGCGTCAAATGCAAGGCAGGATTCGTGAAGTTGGCATCGATGACGATGCTTTGTCAGGGGGAAGTTCTGAGCAAGTTTTGACTGTGCAGCATCCCGCTCGCAGCGCAATTTACATACAAGTACGCGTAGCGGATGTCAAGTTGTCATTCCTTGTTGAATCAGGGTCGTCTGTTTCAATTCTATCAGAGCAAGAATTTCACCAACATTTTCAAAGCAGTTTGCTTCTCCCAGTACCGCATGTCACTTTGTTTGACTATTCGAAGCGCCCAATTTCCGTGCTAGGCTGTTTCCAGGCAGACGTTCAGTTTAAAGGGCGCTCTGCACCACTTCTTTTCTACATCGTTCGCCAAGGAACTTGTCTGATTGGCCTTGATGGCATTAAGGCCCTAAATCTTCGAATACAGGGCTCCACTCTTCAGTGCCTGCACACGTCCGTTGCCCCGCCGCCGCGTGTTAATGACCCGACACGTTGTCACATTCCGATGCAGTCAATAGAGCAACCCAGGCAAGCAAACCTTCCGCCAGCCTTGGAACACGACTTCGGTTCACTTTTCAGTCCCGAGTTGGGTCTTGCTAAGCGGTTCACGCATCGTGTCAAGATTCGGCAAGGCGTGCAGCCGGTATCTTCGAAGCTGCGCCGTCTTCCATATTCACTTCGGGAACCAATGTCAAATGAACTTCACAGGTTGCTGAGCCTTGACATCATCGAACGCATCGATGCTTCTGAATGGGTTTCGCCCATTGTTGTCGTTGACAAAAAAGACGGCACCATCAGAATTTGTGTTGACCTCCGGGAGCCTAACAAGGCTATTGTACCAGACAGCTTCCCGTTGCCTCATACAGAGGAACTCCTTCATGCCTTGGTAGGCGCGACACACTTCTCAAAACTTGACTTGGCTTCTGCCTACCATCAGGTTCTTTTGCAACCTGACAGCAGGGACCTGACAGCTTTCATCACGCATGAAGGACTTTTTCGGTTCAAGAGAGTTTGCTTTGGGTTAGCTTCCGCCCCAGCGGCATTTCAGAAGATGATGGCCACCATTCTGGATGGCTGCCCTGGTGTGTTGTTCTACATTGACGACGTGATAGTCTTTGGGAAAAGTGCAGAAGAACATCTTTTGAACCTAACAAAGGTCTTGCAGAAAATCAAGTCCGCAGGCCTGAAATTGAACGACAAATGCCTCTTCGACGTTCCAGAACTTTCTTTCCTAGGGCATAAGGTCACTGCACAAGGTATCTCGCCGCTTCCAGAGAAAGTAGACTCGGTAGTTAACACTCCAGTGCCAACAGATGTTGCTGCCCTCCGTTCATTCCTGGGTCTTGTAGAATACTATTCCAAGTTTGTTCCCCGCTTGGCCCAGGTGGTCGAGCCTATGCGCGTTCTGCTTCGCAAGAATGAGCCATTCATCTGGTCAGCCGAAGCAGACAGCAGTTTCCGGAGGGTCAAGGAAATGCTTTCAAGTACAGTTCTCCACATGTTCGATCCATCACTTCCAGTCATCGTGTCGACCGACGCTTCTGACTGTGGGCTGGGAGCCGTTCTGCAGCAGCAAAATGGCCATGAGCTCCGCACAGTGGCTTTCGCGTCTCTTACCTTGTCACCAGCGGAAAGAAAGTACTCGGTCGGCGAACGCGAAGCGTTGGCATGCATTTGGGCGTGCGAACGATGGCACACTTACCTTTGGGGTCGCCATTTCAAGATTCGAATGGACCATCAGGCGTTGGTATCGTCGCTGTCTTCGCAAGGACGTGGCAGAAGGCCACTTCAAATTGCACGTTGGAATGCGCGACTCCTATGCTACAATTTCACTGTCGAGTACTGCAAGCGGTCCACCAACACGGtggcagatgctctttctcggcTGCCAGCTCCTGCCGCGCAGGCACAGCTGGCCAAGGATGAAGAAATTGTGTCGTCGGTCGAGTCGGCCTGCGTGACGAAGGAAGAATTCAACAAGCCGTCCTCAACGATGGTTGTCTGCAAACGGTCAAGTCGTTCGTGCTCGGTTCTTGGCCACCACAAAAGTCCATACCAGAGGAGGCAAAACCTTTCTACTCTGTGCGCGAAGAACTTTCTGTTCTTGATGACCTTCTACTGCGCGCAGAACGCCTCGTTGTTTCGTCCTCTCTCACGGCTCAGTTCATCGCCGTTGCCCACGAGGCACATCCGGGCATCACGCGCACAAAGGCGCGACTTCGTGAGCTATTCTGGTGGCCACGGATGGACAAGCAAGCTGAATCTGCCGTGA